From a region of the Nitrospira sp. genome:
- a CDS encoding response regulator → MTIQRYGTSAHTWRQTQRVLIVDDDPNGRESLNAFFRDRQWDVLEASSGREALDILDRHGVDVVLLDVAAQGVDGPEILRAIRQHDRDLPVVITGALMTPELRRVWRSRGAMGCLVKPIEPRTLSALLGAFAPPSGFADS, encoded by the coding sequence ATGACGATACAGCGGTATGGCACCTCAGCCCACACGTGGAGGCAAACCCAACGGGTTCTTATTGTGGATGACGATCCGAACGGTCGGGAGAGCCTCAACGCCTTCTTTAGAGACCGGCAGTGGGACGTCCTGGAAGCCTCCTCAGGCCGGGAGGCGCTGGACATCTTGGATCGTCACGGAGTCGACGTGGTGCTCTTGGACGTCGCTGCGCAGGGAGTGGACGGCCCGGAAATACTCAGGGCTATACGGCAGCACGATCGAGACCTGCCGGTCGTGATCACGGGCGCACTGATGACACCAGAGTTACGGCGTGTGTGGCGTAGCCGGGGGGCTATGGGCTGTCTCGTCAAACCGATCGAGCCCCGAACTCTATCGGCTCTGCTCGGTGCGTTCGCGCCACCATCAGGGTTTGCGGATAGCTGA
- a CDS encoding Mur ligase family protein, translated as MPDRELKKDPPYWAVAFSSHQEITDFLRELETACMLRGRPSDGTVNFGAIARSLQALDRPDRAYRSVHITGTNGKTSVCRMTAALLQAGGMKVGLYTSPHLGQFRERISINGQPLGDQELVDACNRLKSLMDWAGVSMSPFEFLTVAAFFAFRAANVDYAVVEVGIGGRADATNVIAPEVSVITNVDYDHMEILGDTLEQIATEKSGIIKPFTPVVCGPMQDGPRSLVLSRAEQLKAPVLSFGHEYDATDFVRAGYQGTCTIRVGDTTWEGIPLDSPAAFMATNAAHALAAYEVLRRRGLVAALDAPAIRQTFEHVRLPACCEVLAGDPTIVIDGAHNASAAANLSSTIRSIRASRRTVLLLSLPREKEVDTIIRHLAGAGADRAIFTRYPENCAAAPQDLAAIWRTYTPAAAEMVNDPADAFQKAVQEAGPLGLVVVTGSLELGGYCRPLAQSVASNAGV; from the coding sequence ATGCCGGACAGGGAGTTGAAGAAGGATCCGCCATACTGGGCCGTCGCCTTCTCCTCGCACCAGGAGATCACGGATTTTCTTCGCGAACTCGAAACCGCCTGCATGCTGCGCGGCCGGCCCTCGGATGGCACCGTGAATTTCGGAGCGATCGCCAGGAGTCTTCAGGCTCTCGATCGTCCGGATCGAGCCTACCGGTCCGTGCACATTACCGGCACCAACGGCAAAACCAGCGTGTGTCGCATGACGGCGGCGCTTCTCCAGGCCGGCGGCATGAAGGTCGGACTCTACACCAGCCCTCACCTCGGGCAGTTTCGAGAGCGGATCTCCATCAACGGTCAGCCCCTCGGCGATCAGGAGCTGGTGGATGCCTGCAACCGTCTCAAATCGCTGATGGACTGGGCCGGTGTCTCGATGAGCCCGTTCGAATTCCTCACCGTGGCCGCCTTCTTCGCATTCCGCGCTGCCAACGTCGATTATGCCGTGGTGGAAGTCGGGATCGGCGGGAGAGCGGACGCGACCAACGTGATCGCGCCGGAGGTCTCGGTCATCACGAACGTGGACTACGATCACATGGAGATCCTCGGAGACACCCTCGAACAGATCGCGACGGAGAAATCCGGGATTATCAAGCCTTTCACCCCGGTCGTGTGCGGGCCCATGCAGGACGGGCCTCGGTCGCTGGTGCTCTCCCGCGCGGAACAACTGAAGGCGCCGGTTTTATCATTCGGACACGAATACGACGCCACCGACTTCGTCCGTGCCGGCTATCAGGGAACGTGCACGATTCGAGTCGGTGACACCACCTGGGAGGGAATCCCCCTCGACTCCCCGGCTGCGTTTATGGCCACCAACGCAGCCCATGCGCTGGCGGCCTACGAGGTCCTCCGGCGCCGCGGGCTGGTCGCCGCATTGGATGCTCCCGCAATACGCCAGACCTTCGAGCACGTTCGGCTGCCAGCCTGTTGCGAAGTGCTGGCCGGAGATCCGACGATCGTCATTGATGGGGCTCACAATGCATCGGCGGCCGCCAATCTCTCCTCGACGATCCGAAGCATCCGTGCCAGCCGCCGAACGGTCCTGCTCCTCTCGCTGCCGCGAGAAAAAGAGGTCGACACAATCATCCGGCATCTGGCCGGTGCAGGAGCTGACCGAGCCATCTTCACCCGGTATCCCGAGAACTGCGCGGCCGCCCCTCAGGATCTTGCCGCTATCTGGCGAACCTATACGCCGGCTGCGGCGGAGATGGTGAACGACCCCGCTGACGCGTTTCAGAAGGCCGTCCAGGAAGCAGGGCCTCTTGGGCTCGTGGTAGTCACCGGCTCCTTGGAACTGGGGGGCTATTGCCGCCCCCTCGCCCAGTCTGTTGCATCCAACGCTGGCGTATGA
- a CDS encoding Mur ligase family protein, with amino-acid sequence MNPVSEHVRVSLAEPFRSLADVQALLDSRSNYEADRQIPAERVFTLDRMVRCVEALGRPDRAFRTIHVTGTKGKGSVSRMLAALLRATGLHVGLYTSPHIERLCERIDVGGASVSERTFVAAFNELRPLLTHTGKELTHFELLTAAAFCAFRAEQVDWAVIEVGIGGRLDATNVILPEVSVITNVGYDHMDLLGHTLEEIAGEKAGIIKPTVPVVVGAMEDGSQAVILSHAAQLDAPVCLMGHDYLLGHDYEVSGFVRAGYRGTCSIRVHQTLWRNITLNCPAAFMATNAAHALAAFQTLCQRKLIPALTEDQVRRTLETVRLPACCEVFPGRPTVVIDGSHNAMAAASLSTIVRTLFEGRDRILIVGIPRDKEIEQLIAHFADCGARYVIFTRYPGARATLPQELALLWQQRSAAPAEVIEEPGEAFARALAIAGGDGVVVVTGSIHLAGVLRPLIRARHDTMNRNETTLREYT; translated from the coding sequence ATGAACCCCGTAAGTGAACACGTTCGCGTCTCCCTGGCCGAACCATTCCGGTCGCTGGCCGACGTGCAGGCCCTGCTGGATAGCCGCTCCAACTATGAGGCTGATCGGCAGATCCCCGCTGAACGGGTCTTCACGCTCGACCGAATGGTCCGTTGCGTCGAGGCGCTCGGGAGACCGGATCGGGCGTTCCGGACCATCCATGTGACAGGGACCAAAGGAAAAGGCAGTGTGAGCCGGATGCTGGCCGCCTTATTGCGAGCGACCGGGCTGCATGTCGGCCTCTACACAAGTCCGCATATCGAGCGGCTGTGCGAACGGATCGATGTAGGGGGAGCATCGGTCAGTGAACGGACATTCGTGGCGGCCTTCAATGAGCTTCGCCCTCTCCTTACGCACACAGGAAAAGAGCTGACCCACTTTGAGTTGCTCACCGCTGCCGCCTTCTGCGCGTTTCGGGCCGAGCAAGTCGACTGGGCCGTGATTGAAGTCGGCATCGGGGGGCGCCTCGACGCCACCAACGTGATCCTGCCAGAGGTCTCCGTGATCACCAATGTGGGCTACGACCACATGGATTTGCTCGGGCATACCTTAGAAGAGATCGCGGGCGAGAAAGCCGGCATCATCAAACCGACGGTCCCGGTGGTGGTCGGTGCAATGGAAGATGGATCGCAGGCGGTGATTCTCTCACACGCCGCCCAACTCGATGCGCCGGTGTGCTTGATGGGCCATGATTACCTACTGGGGCATGATTACGAGGTAAGCGGGTTTGTGCGTGCCGGATATCGAGGAACCTGTTCGATTCGTGTGCATCAGACCCTTTGGAGGAATATCACGCTGAACTGTCCGGCAGCCTTCATGGCGACGAACGCGGCGCATGCGCTGGCGGCCTTCCAGACGTTGTGTCAACGGAAACTGATTCCGGCGCTGACGGAAGACCAAGTCCGTCGGACACTGGAGACGGTCCGCCTCCCCGCCTGTTGCGAGGTGTTTCCAGGCCGACCGACGGTCGTGATCGACGGGTCGCACAATGCCATGGCGGCGGCTAGCCTGTCGACGATCGTGCGCACTCTATTCGAAGGGCGTGATCGGATTCTCATCGTGGGGATCCCGCGGGATAAAGAGATAGAGCAACTGATCGCTCACTTTGCCGATTGTGGCGCCCGATACGTGATTTTCACACGCTATCCAGGAGCGCGCGCGACGCTACCGCAGGAATTGGCGCTCCTCTGGCAACAACGGAGCGCGGCGCCGGCGGAGGTGATCGAGGAGCCGGGCGAGGCCTTTGCACGAGCACTGGCAATAGCGGGAGGAGACGGCGTCGTGGTTGTGACCGGTTCGATCCATCTGGCGGGAGTCCTCCGGCCACTGATCCGCGCGAGACACGACACGATGAACCGCAACGAGACGACGCTGAGAGAGTATACATGA